TCAACGGCTGTGATAAGGAGATTGTTAAGGAAGCTAGCCACGCCTATGACACTTAGGTAAAACGCTATACCTAAGCTTCTCATGGAATCAGGGACTTGGTCGTAGAAGTACTCTTGGAGTCCAACGAGTGTGAAGGCGTCGGCGATGCCAATGATTATGAACTGTGGAGCTAGCCATATCACACGCAAGGCCGGTTTGTTGTTGTCATTGGTACGGTCCAATCGTTGTTTCTCAACTAGAGCTGCAATGATCATGGTGATGAGGGAGAAAAGCATACCGGTCCCGATTCTTTGGAGGATGTTGATGCCTCTTTGGTTCCGTGTGATGCGTCTTAGCAAGGGAATGAGGAGTTTCTCGTAGATGGTGATTGATATGATCAGTGTGAGTGCGGTGAGAGAGAACATTGAAGCTGGAGGAAGCGTGAAGCCAGCGATGTGTCTGTCCATGGTGACTGCTTGTTTGATGAAGAAGGTCGAAGTTTGTGTCGCACAGATGCCAAAGGCCAGCGTTGAGAGCCATATGGGAATCACGTTGATGATCAGCTtcgtttcttctacttttgtcAACGTTACAAGTCTCCATGGACTCTGTTTCTCTAGGGCCAGAGGATTCTTGTCTTCAATTATTGCTGCCTTGTCAAGAAATCTGCAAGGTTAGTTTGAACCACACATCAGAATCAGTTTAGGATACTCAAGAAATCAAATAGGGCATTGTTTGAGTTTGCTTCAACTCACTTAAGATGCTCCGTGTGACAGAGAAGTCGGCCACTAGTTAACTCTGCTTTGGAAACTTCATGAAGCAGAGAAGGGTCAGAAGGATAAGGTAGATTTCTTTTGGCAATGGCGGCAACAAAGACCTGCAACATTGGTGTCAAAGGGCTACCCAAAGGTGTCCGGTGACGATAGAATGGTTTACCAGCGAGGAAGATGAGAAGTGATATAGCCATGACTACAGTTAGTATGATGCCAGCAACACCCCAACCAACCCTGTCTTCGATATAGACAACCGAAGTCACAGCCGTTAAGATACCAGCacatagactcacgttccaccAGTTAAAGAAAGacatcttcatctttctttctttgacaTGATCATCGTCGAATTGGTCAGCACCAAAGCTCTCAAGGGAAGGCTTATGACCTCCAGTCCCTATGGAGATCAAGTAAATGGCAATGAAGAAGGCTAGTTCGTGTGCTTCCCTAGGTTCAACGCACATTTCTTTGTGACAAGGTTTCAAGCCCGGTATGTACCAGGACATTGTTAAGAGAAGCAAACCCTGTTTAACACATCAAGACACAGTTTAAGATTGTTAATGGAATCTTTATAGAAATTGGATAAGGGTAGTTAAGAAGCAAGAACATATATTACCATAAGATAAATGGTGACTGCAACCAAGACAGTAACGTAACGGCCGAGATAAGCGTCGGCTACAAAGCCTCCAAGAAGAGGCATTAAAGTAGTGACACCTGACCAGTAGTTCACATTTCTTATTGCCGTCTTGAGATCTTGGTGGAGAATTGTTGTTAGGTAGACAACCAAGTTCGTAGCTAGTCCAAAGTAACTAAGTCTCTCGCTGAATTCAATTACTGCGcatagaagatgaaaagaaaaaagacttcACAATGATGATATAAAGTTCTATGGTATAAAGTTtcagtatatatacatatcaaagtTCTATACCGATGATGAAGAGTGCAGCCCTCCAAGCTCCAGTTCGAGCTCGAAGAGGAACACGTCCTCTGCTATCGACAGAAGAATCAAGAACCCATTTCTGTTGATCATCGTACGAATCTTGAAGTTCTGCACCCATCTTCTTATGCTCCATGTATTCAAACCTTTAATGGACAAAACACACTACACGAGGGAGTCGATTAATAATTAAggaatatgtgtgtgtgtgtgtgtgtttgtaaaGTGTTCTGTTAGAGAAGAAGCAAACTTGGTCCTCTTTATATAAGCCTAAGCTCGCCGTGTTGACTCATCATCTTCTACAGTGTTTTCTATATCAATGTGCTCACTCTTTTACATTGCTTTATTTTCAGCCTGAGgcaattttcattttctatttatcttttattttgtttcacatTCTTTTTGAGGGCCGTATTAACATAGATGAAAATATACGTAAATCTTAAAGGACACATAAAGTTTCACTTGTTGCAAGAACTCGTAAGTACAAAAGAGAAGTATCATCAGAGAGATGTCAAGACAGAACATAGCTCCCATATTCGTTTGCTTGTCCTACAACTTGGTCAATCAAAAACGTATGTTAAACTTGAACTTGTTcgttttttatattcttttcacCTTTCCAGGCAGAAACAAGAAAGATATATTCCCTTAACTACGTACGTACGGTAGATAAACACAAAGATTATGTATCCACAAAAGTGTTATCCTTTTCTGACAGAACAAAATGAAGAATGTGAAGTCAAGTAAAAATTACCCACTCAATTTACTTTCCTTATTAGGAATCAAATCTCTCAATATTCTGCATCTTGTCACAATTATCTAATTCCAAGGCAATATTACAACCATGACCCTTATTCTTAACTCCCCTACTCCATTACGATCTGAGATGCATAATTTTTAGCTAGGTAAATCCAATGCTTCCGATGTTCACCttactctctagtctctacaaCCCTTCTTCGTTTCAAAAAAGATCTCACCTCTCTTTGGTATTCTACTATTTAAAATACTTAATTAGCTTCAATACCTAGTTCCTACACCTTCTTATATCATActaaaaaacatattcaacaaCCACACAAATAACTGTAAGCCGCAAAAACTTCACAATGATCATTTTACTTTGATACATTACTATACCACAACCACTCATGAAGAACAAAGAAGTACAGCTACGGGTTATTACtcatataattagaaaaaatgcAAACGCGCTAAAAGTTATATGTACTAGTTTTAATGCTCACAGTACAGTGATTTAAATGGATTTTTGTCGAGGAAAATGTTTTAAGGTGATCATGACACCAATGAATCATTAGTTTGTGATCATAGTCAAGGTTTAGTGGATTTGCAATTACTAACAAAATCCAAACTTATCTTGAAGATTGTAAACGCTCCGATAAGCATTTAAGAGTCGACATACTATCTTGTATCAAATGTGACATTATGGCTTAGCTAGGAAAGTGGATAAACGTTTCTCCATATAGTGCTAACCACTATTGACTGAATTTTCGACAGACAGTACCAACGAAAACAAACAGTACTGAAAAGAAAAGTAAGAGAGAATATTGTAATAAGACTTGGCGCGCAGCTTGGCAAGTATGACTATATTGCAAATGGTGGGGGGAACTTTAAAGAAAAACTATTTTGAGCCACATGAAAACCTCATTTTCCAATGAATGGTCTTTTCTTTTCACCACATTTACAAAACACGAAAAACATGTTTTGCCTGGAAGTAGGACCTCCACTTCAGTGAAGTtacttttgaaaagaaaaaaaaactcctaaATTGGCTTAGAGTTTCCCTTGTTAAGGGAAGTTTTGATATCATAAGCTCATATAGGTGTTGCCAAGCTGCGCGCCAAGTCTTATTACAAGATTGAACAACTTGAACAACACCTATATGCCTTGTTTATTTCTTGCCAAAAAGTTTCTactattttctctctttctttttatgttttttttttttgagactcTGAGAAGTGAAAAGCAACGAATGCTAGAATGACTGCTTTCACATGGTTGTCATGGCAACAAGATAAACACAATACTTTTAAACGATTTGAAATTTGATGGAAATTGCTATAACCTCCACTAAGCCACCACATTCTTCTATATACTTCACGTGCTTTGCTCCCCATAAAAAGTTGTAATACGTACAGTCTCCCATTGTTATGCACTGCTAAAATAGTAGTCAGTAGAAGTGGGTCATAGGAGACACATTCCAACACATATGGCTGTGAATCAAATGAAGCACCATGCAATGGTTGATGAGTCAGAGGACGTTACCATCAAGAGCTAAAGATGACTATTGATTGAACGTCGGAAAAATGGCTAACCAATTCAGAGCAGACACGATATGGTCTTACAAGTGGAACCATTCCCATTGGATTAGATATACATATAGTGAATCAGAGTACCTGAAGGAATAGTATCAACAATATTAGTTTATATTGACATGTATGCCAATCATTGATATGGCGGATAACGTACCACACGAAGaagtggcaaaaaaaaaaaaaagctaatttgTGGAGATCATGCCATTATTAAAGAAACTTTTTGACATCCAATAGACTTGAGCCATTTCAGTATCATATGATTTCATCCAAATACAGTATTTAAGTGTAAGTGATCACCAATTAGTGCTGATCAAGAATAACGGAAATAATAAAGTTTCTATCAATATCTATGTGTGGTTACCAATTAACATTTGTCTTCACAAATCTATGTGTGTGATCAATCACTAATATCACAAACATATTGGCAAAAATTTGACGCAATTGGAACACCACCACTACACATACATCACAAGACACAGCCAAAAGTTTAAGCCCATCATGATATTGAAGGCCCAAGTGACTGAGTGAGTAATTAGGGTTTCATTTTTCCTTATCATTCTCGTGACTTCCACGGAAGACAAAAAAACTGTCTGCGCCACTTCAAGTTGAGTTAGGGTTTCAGCTGCTACACCTCCCTCATTTTTGTATTTAGAACACTCCTTCCCCTGTTTCCCAGAAACCCCAGTCTGAAAAACATTTGAGATGGGGAAAAGAGGCAGTAGCAGCGGGAACGTTCCTATTAGAGGATTTACGAAACTTGTTATAGAATCAAGGAATAAGGGATTAACTGTGGAGGAGATTGTAGATGACCTTCGTTCCAAGAACCGTGAATGCGTTCGGTTGAGACGTCAGATCCTCATGATCAAAgtcaaacaaatcataaactttttgagtgaagaagaagaagacgacgatgaaAGTGAGGGTAATAGGAAGAAACAGAGGCGAGATGATTCCGAACAGAGGAACTCGGGTTTATGTATATCAGCATCATCACCACATTCTTCTGCTTCGTCACCCGGAAATTTATTGACATCAGACGATAACATGCAGTTTGATATCACCAATGATGGCTTACGTTTTTCTTACTCTAATAAATCCAAGACACCAATTACGCATTTTCCTACGGAGACAATGAAGATGCAAGCTATGTCTAGTGAAGACGGAAGTAAAGGTTGTGATGTGGAGGTAAAAGGACCGACCTTTAAGGACTTGGGTGGGTTGAAAGGTGTTTTGGATGAGCTCATGTTTGATGTGAAACTCCCACTTTTGTGTCCTGACTTAACGCAAGCTATTTGTATGAAACCAATTTCTGGTTTTATTACTTTATGGTCCATCTGGTTGTGGCAAGTCCACACTGGCTTATGCCATCGCCAATGAAACTGGTGTACCCTTTTATATGCGTTCTGCTTCTGAATTTGTTTCTGGTGTTTCAGGTATGATCGCTTAGTTCTATTTCTTTGCTTTACTTTCTCTAGCTAGATTGGTTTGGTAATAATAAATTGGCATTTTAATGTCCTTCTTCTAGGTGGATCAGAAGAGAATATCAGGGAACTCTTTTCTAAAGCCTATAGAACAGCACCCTCTATTATCTTTATCGATGAGATTGACGCAATTGCATCAAAGAGGGAGAATCACCAGCATAAGGGTATGGACACGCGTATCGTGACGCAGTTACTGAGTTTCATGGAGGAGAAGTATATGCTCTTGAAGCACAAAGATAAGAACTTGAGTTGTAAGCCTGGAGGACATGTGCTTGTGATTGGAGCTACCAACATGCCTGACGCTCTTGATCCGGCGTTGAGTAGATCTTTGCGATTCGACAAAGAGGTCTGCCTTGGTGTGCCAGATGAGAAGGCTAGGGAAGAGATATTCTCTTTGGCTATCCGTGGCCTTCCAGTACTGGATGGCAATTTGGACTGTGCAAGGATTGCTCGTCTGACTTCCGGATTCGTTGGTGCTGATTTTGAGGGTTTGCCGGTTTGGTCAAGAAGCTGGCAAGGTCTTAGCCAAGAGAATTATATATTCAAGAAAATCTGAACATTGTACCGATCATGATTCCTTGATGAGGCAATCATtgtcagaggaagagagaaaaaatctCTTCTACACCACCTCAGATTTCGAGGTGATCAGTTAAAAGTTTTCTCTCTCAAGTACCCAAATGCATGCATGAGAGTACTAACCGGTAATAGCTGTGTTATTTCCTAATTAAGGTTTTCATCATTTGTGTAACAGGAAGCGCTAAAAGAATTTCAACCTGGTTTAGCTAGAGAAGGATTCTCTACTAGGCCTGATGTAACGTGGGATGATGTTGGTGGCCTTGATCATCTAAGAGAGGAGTTTTATGACCATGTTATTTTACCATTAAAATTCCCGGAAAAATGTAAGGTAATAATCAATTAAGTAAACAAAGAATTTGGTTTTAGATAAGCTAGTGCACTTGATAATTGAGAAAAATACACGCATATTGCATTCTATGCTGTGCCTTATATATTAAGGCGtggttcatctcatttttaggGATTCGAACGTTGTTTAGAGACGGGTTTTTTACTCTATGGACCTCCAGGTTGTGGTAAGACTTTGGTTGCACAGGCGGTTGCTAACGAGGCAGGAGTCAACTATATCCACATCCAGGTTTCCTTTGGACAATTTCTGTTTTGCGTATGAAGGCTGAAAACACTTTCAAATTTTTGATCTTTTCTGATTTTCTAGCTTTTTCATATTATCGATGTATAGGGTCCAGAGCTTCTGAGCAAGTATGTTGGAGAGACCTAAAAGGCTAGTAGGGCTTTATTCAGTCGTGCTAGGACATGCTCACCATGCACAATCTTCTTTGATGAGGTCAGTGTTACAAAGTGGATTATAAACTAGTAGAGTATGGAACAGTGAAAGCCAAACACTTTTTGTTGAAAGCAAATATTTATAACAGAAACGGAATTGAGAACTAAGTTCAAAAACTTGGTAGCAAATACTTGTCTTAAGTGAGGTTCATATTGATTGTTCTACCTTTGAGAAGACAAGATCCAAGTGGCTTTGGCCTTATGAGATGAGTCGGTTTTTGGCTTGCGAGATGTTTCTTTCTCATACAGCTAGAAAACGAAAACGTACATGTGTGTTGAGGAAGTTGGAGTTGAATCTATCATCTGTATTCAAGAAATATTGTTTCAAGAAGTTAGGACGCTCTGGAAGAGAGCAGTGATGTTCTTTTAACCTCTCTGTAGGTGGATGCTTAAACAACAAAACGTGGAGAGCAAGGTGCTTGGGTTGTTGAACGAGCTTTGACTCAGGTGATTAGTTTTAAATCTCATTCTCCAACATTGTACTGAAACTTGTCTTAATGCGGCTAACTAATGATTTGATAATTTTGACAGTTACTCATTGAATTGAGTGGCGGAAAAAAACGAGATGGTGTAATTGTTATTGCAGCTACAAACAGGTAAGGTTTTTTCTGCTCTGAGTTACGGGTGGAGTACTTGTTTAATTACTATGACATGTTATTCAACCcggtttattttttcttttggtgaatTAGGCCTGACAGGATAGACCCCGCTATTCAAAGGGCAGGCAGGTTTGGGAAAAAATTCTATGTACCACTCCCAAACCCGATCCAACGTTATTCCATCCTGAAATCTCTGGCGAGGCATTTTCCAATTGATCCAAGCGGCGTTGATTTGAACGCTATAGCGGAGCGTTGTGAGAATTATAGTGGAgctgatcttgagtctctggtCAAACAAGCGGCTTTTGCGGCTTTCAAAGATAGAACAACCATCAAGATGGTTCATTTTGAGAAACCTCACGAACCTTCTCTCACGAACCTTCTCTCACGAATCAGGTTAGTGACATGAATCaatgcttctttcttctttataactCTTTGACAATCATAAACACAGTTCTTTTCTTATACGCTTCATTCTTTGAATGCTACTTCGGAATACGATAGAATTTTCACAAAGTTTAAAGACGCCAATTAAAGAGACATATCGACTTGAGTTATCTCTTTACATCACAATTGAGGAttgtttttgctctctttttaacattttttcctCCATTTCGCAACGAGAATCGTAG
The sequence above is drawn from the Camelina sativa cultivar DH55 chromosome 4, Cs, whole genome shotgun sequence genome and encodes:
- the LOC104782217 gene encoding protein NRT1/ PTR FAMILY 5.6-like — protein: MEHKKMGAELQDSYDDQQKWVLDSSVDSRGRVPLRARTGAWRAALFIIVIEFSERLSYFGLATNLVVYLTTILHQDLKTAIRNVNYWSGVTTLMPLLGGFVADAYLGRYVTVLVAVTIYLMGLLLLTMSWYIPGLKPCHKEMCVEPREAHELAFFIAIYLISIGTGGHKPSLESFGADQFDDDHVKERKMKMSFFNWWNVSLCAGILTAVTSVVYIEDRVGWGVAGIILTVVMAISLLIFLAGKPFYRHRTPLGSPLTPMLQVFVAAIAKRNLPYPSDPSLLHEVSKAELTSGRLLCHTEHLKFLDKAAIIEDKNPLALEKQSPWRLVTLTKVEETKLIINVIPIWLSTLAFGICATQTSTFFIKQAVTMDRHIAGFTLPPASMFSLTALTLIISITIYEKLLIPLLRRITRNQRGINILQRIGTGMLFSLITMIIAALVEKQRLDRTNDNNKPALRVIWLAPQFIIIGIADAFTLVGLQEYFYDQVPDSMRSLGIAFYLSVIGVASFLNNLLITAVDTLAEDFSGKSWFGKDLNSSRLDRFYWFLAGVTAANICVFVVVAKRCPYKSVQPSQDSTDSSVSAA